The Prionailurus bengalensis isolate Pbe53 chromosome A3, Fcat_Pben_1.1_paternal_pri, whole genome shotgun sequence genome includes a window with the following:
- the BPIFB4 gene encoding BPI fold-containing family B member 4 encodes MWTAWCVAALSVAALCGTRAETNTVLRVTKDVLSNAISGTLQQSDALRSALREVPMGVGGIPYNDFHVRERPPKYTNGKQLGGNYKYGHIETNDNTAQLGGKYRYGEILESDGSIRDLRKGDYRNADNAYGGHRGRGQYRSAEGAAAVGRLHRRELRPGEIPPGVATGALGPGGLLGTGGMLAADGILSGQGGLLGGGGLLGDGGLLGGGGVLGVLGEGGILSTVQGITGLRIVELTLPRVSVRLLPGVGVYLSLYTRVAINGKSLIGFLDIAVEVNITAKVRLTMDRTGYPRLVVERCDTLLGGIKVKLLRGLLPNLVDNLVNRVLANVLPDLLCPIVDVVLGLVNDQLGLVDSLVPLGILGSVQYTFSSLPLVTGEFLELDLNTLVGEAGGELIDYPLGRPAMTPRQKMPELPPMGDNTNSQLAISANFLGSVLALLQKQGALDIDITDGMFEELPPLTTSTLGALIPKVFQQYPESRPLTIRIQVPNPPSVTLQKDKALVRVFATSEVMVSQPNDVETTICLIDVDTELLAMFSVEGDKLMIDAKLDKTHLNLRTSNVGNFDVGLLEVLVGKIFDLAFLPAMNAVLGSGVPLPKILNIDFSNADIDVLEDLLVLSA; translated from the exons ATGTGGACAGCCTGGTGCGTGGCTGCTCTGTCTGTGGCAGCTCTCTGTGGCACCCGTGCAGAAACAAACACTGTCCTCAGGGTTACCAAAGATGTGCTGAGCAATG CCATTTCAGGCACCCTGCAGCAGAGTGATGCTCTCCGCTCAGCCCTGAGAGAGGTGCCCATGG GTGTCGGTGGCATTCCCTACAACGATTTCCATGTTCGAGAGCGCCCCCCCAAATATACCAATGGCAAGCAGCTTGGCGGTAATTACAAGTATGGTCACATCGAGACCAATGACAACACTGCTCAGCTGGGGGGCAAATACAGATACGGTGAGATCCTTGAGTCAGATGGAAGCATCAGGGACCTCCGAAAAGGTGACTACCGCAATGCTGACAATGCATATGGCGGCCACAGGGGCCGTGGGCAGTACAGGTCGGCCGAAGGTGCGGCAGCCGTGGGCAGGCTTCACCGGAGGGAGCTGCGGCCCGGAGAGATACCACCCGGTGTAGCCACTGGGGCGCTGGGCCCAGGTGGTTTGCTGGGCACTGGGGGCATGCTGGCAGCCGATGGCATCCTGTCGGGCCAAGGTGGCCTGCTCGGAGGAGGTGGTCTCCTTGGTGATGGAGGACTTCTCGGAGGAGGTGGAGTCCTGGGCGTGCTTGGCGAGGGCGGCATCCTCAGCACCGTGCAGGGCATCACCGG GCTGCGCATCGTGGAGCTGACCCTCCCCCGAGTGTCCGTGCGGCTCCTGCCTGGTGTGGGCGTCTACCTGAGCTTGTACACCCGCGTGGCCATCAATGGGAAGAG TCTCATTGGCTTCCTGGACATCGCGGTGGAAGTGAACATCACAGCCAAGGTCCGGCTGACCATGGACCGCACAGGCTACCCTCGGCTAGTTGTGGAGCGATGTGACACCCTCCTGGGGGGTATCAAAGTCAAGCTGCTTCGAGG GCTTCTCCCCAACCTCGTGGACAACTTAGTGAACCGAGTCCTGGCCAACGTCCTCCCTGACTTG CTCTGCCCCATCGTGGATGTGGTGCTGGGTCTTGTCAACGACCAGCTGGGTCTCGTGGACT CTCTGGTTCCTCTGGGGATATTGGGAAGTGTTCAGTATACCTTCTCCAGCCTCCCGCTCGTGACCGGGGAATTCCTGGAGCTGGACCTCAAC aCTCTGGTCGGGGAGGCTGGAGGAGAGCTCATTGACTATCCACTGGGGCGACCAGCCATGACTCCCAGACAAAAGATGCCAGAATTACCCCCCATGGGCGACAACACCAACTCCCAACTGGCCATTTCTGCCAACTTCCTGGGCTCAGTGTTGGCCCTCCTGCAGAAGCAGGGGGCACTGGATATCGACATCACCGACGGCATG TTTGAAGAACTTCCTCCTCTCACCACGTCCACGCTGGGAGCTCTGATTCCCAAG GTGTTCCAGCAGTACCCCGAGTCCCGCCCACTCACCATCAGGATCCAGGTACCGAACCCGCCTTCAGTGACACTGCAGAAGGACAAGGCACTGGTGAGGGTGTTCGCCACCTCcgaggtcatggtctcccagccCAATGACGTTGAGACCACCATCTGCCTCATCGATGTG GACACAGAACTCTTGGCCATGTTTTCCGTGGAGGGGGATAAGCTGATGATCGACGCCAAGCTGGACAA GACTCACCTCAACCTCAGAACCTCAAACGTAGGCAACTTTGAT GTTGGCCTCTTGGAGGTGCTGGTGGGGAAGATCTTCGACCTGGCGTTTCTGCCCGCCATGAACG CCGTGCTGGGCTCTGGCGTCCCTCTCCCCAAAATCCTCAACATCGATTTCAGCAATGCAGACATCGACGTCTTGGAG GACCTTCTGGTGCTGAGTGCCTGa